The proteins below come from a single Biomphalaria glabrata chromosome 10, xgBioGlab47.1, whole genome shotgun sequence genomic window:
- the LOC106062768 gene encoding glutamine amidotransferase-like class 1 domain-containing protein 1 isoform X2: protein MASRGGCLVVISSAAEGVFAASFMQACTLVNQTFAIQLASPGGRQAEYINQDDSNRRWFNEFRSKSSSTPIGLETVDVNRYSALLIPACPGAIHDLCANADLAQIITHFIQEKKPVCAIGHGVAGLFSARKEDGKSWWLEDFCLTAPSLFEVGQLPDFAMLPVLPEDFIKDHGGKYTATEPDGIHVVIDRFLITGQNAESTVTAVQNLILMCSQK from the exons atggCTTCTAGGGGTGGATGTCTTGTTGTTATTAGCTCCGCTGCTGAAG GTGTTTTTGCAGCTTCATTTATGCAAGCATGCACTCTGGTCAACCAGACCTTTGCTATTCAATTGGCATCACCAGGG ggTAGGCAGGCAGAATATATTAATCAGGATGATTCTAATAGGAGATGGTTTAATGAATTTCGTTCTAAGTCAAGTTCAACACCGATAGGACTTGAAACTGTTGATG TAAATCGGTATTCAGCTCTTTTGATTCCTGCATGTCCTGGAGCCATTCATGATTTGTGTGCCAATGCTGATCTAGCACAAATAATTACTCACTTTATTCAAGAAAAAA AACCAGTGTGTGCTATTGGACATGGAGTTGCTGGCTTATTCTCAGCCAGAAAGGAAGATGGAAAATCTTGGTGGTTGGAAGATTTTTGTTTAACTGCA CCTTCATTATTTGAAGTCGGCCAACTTCCAGACTTTGCAATGTTGCCAGTTCTACCTGAAGATTTTATTAAAGATCATGGTGGCAAATATACAG CTACAGAACCTGATGGAATACATGTTGTTATAGACAGATTTCTTATTACTGGTCAAAATGCAGAGTCAACTGTCACAGCTGTTCAAAATTTGATTCTGATGTGTAGTCAGAAGTAG
- the LOC106062768 gene encoding glutamine amidotransferase-like class 1 domain-containing protein 1 isoform X1: MASRGGCLVVISSAAEGVFAASFMQACTLVNQTFAIQLASPGGRQAEYINQDDSNRRWFNEFRSKSSSTPIGLETVDVNRYSALLIPACPGAIHDLCANADLAQIITHFIQEKKPVCAIGHGVAGLFSARKEDGKSWWLEDFCLTAPSLFEVGQLPDFAMLPVLPEDFIKDHGGKYTATEPDGIHVVIDRFLITGQNAESTVTAVQNLILMCSQKQLKNLTMNK, translated from the exons atggCTTCTAGGGGTGGATGTCTTGTTGTTATTAGCTCCGCTGCTGAAG GTGTTTTTGCAGCTTCATTTATGCAAGCATGCACTCTGGTCAACCAGACCTTTGCTATTCAATTGGCATCACCAGGG ggTAGGCAGGCAGAATATATTAATCAGGATGATTCTAATAGGAGATGGTTTAATGAATTTCGTTCTAAGTCAAGTTCAACACCGATAGGACTTGAAACTGTTGATG TAAATCGGTATTCAGCTCTTTTGATTCCTGCATGTCCTGGAGCCATTCATGATTTGTGTGCCAATGCTGATCTAGCACAAATAATTACTCACTTTATTCAAGAAAAAA AACCAGTGTGTGCTATTGGACATGGAGTTGCTGGCTTATTCTCAGCCAGAAAGGAAGATGGAAAATCTTGGTGGTTGGAAGATTTTTGTTTAACTGCA CCTTCATTATTTGAAGTCGGCCAACTTCCAGACTTTGCAATGTTGCCAGTTCTACCTGAAGATTTTATTAAAGATCATGGTGGCAAATATACAG CTACAGAACCTGATGGAATACATGTTGTTATAGACAGATTTCTTATTACTGGTCAAAATGCAGAGTCAACTGTCACAGCTGTTCAAAATTTGATTCTGATGTGTAGTCAGAA
- the LOC106062768 gene encoding glutamine amidotransferase-like class 1 domain-containing protein 1 isoform X3: protein MASRGGCLVVISSAAEGVFAASFMQACTLVNQTFAIQLASPGGRQAEYINQDDSNRRWFNEFRSKSSSTPIGLETVDVNRYSALLIPACPGAIHDLCANADLAQIITHFIQEKKPVCAIGHGVAGLFSARKEDGKSWWLEDFCLTAPSLFEVGQLPDFAMLPVLPEDFIKDHGGKYTGN from the exons atggCTTCTAGGGGTGGATGTCTTGTTGTTATTAGCTCCGCTGCTGAAG GTGTTTTTGCAGCTTCATTTATGCAAGCATGCACTCTGGTCAACCAGACCTTTGCTATTCAATTGGCATCACCAGGG ggTAGGCAGGCAGAATATATTAATCAGGATGATTCTAATAGGAGATGGTTTAATGAATTTCGTTCTAAGTCAAGTTCAACACCGATAGGACTTGAAACTGTTGATG TAAATCGGTATTCAGCTCTTTTGATTCCTGCATGTCCTGGAGCCATTCATGATTTGTGTGCCAATGCTGATCTAGCACAAATAATTACTCACTTTATTCAAGAAAAAA AACCAGTGTGTGCTATTGGACATGGAGTTGCTGGCTTATTCTCAGCCAGAAAGGAAGATGGAAAATCTTGGTGGTTGGAAGATTTTTGTTTAACTGCA CCTTCATTATTTGAAGTCGGCCAACTTCCAGACTTTGCAATGTTGCCAGTTCTACCTGAAGATTTTATTAAAGATCATGGTGGCAAATATACAG